In Pseudomonas nunensis, a single window of DNA contains:
- a CDS encoding DNA-3-methyladenine glycosylase — protein MSNLTVRAALAALPTALPDAFFDRDAQVLARELLGKVIRHRVGDLWLSARIIETEAYYCEEKGSHASLGYTEKRKALFLDGGHIYMYYARGGDSLNFSAQGPGNAVLIKSAYPWVDELSGPASLAQMLLNNPDAQGRPRPSQKLCAGQTLLCKALGLKVPVWDAKRFDHEVLLVQDVGPAPAHIIQTTRLGIPHGRDEHLMYRFVDAAYAPYCTRNPLRRGQVEGRDYFLLS, from the coding sequence ATGTCCAACCTGACTGTTCGCGCCGCCCTTGCGGCCCTGCCCACGGCGCTGCCGGACGCTTTTTTCGACCGTGACGCGCAAGTTCTGGCCCGAGAACTACTGGGCAAAGTCATCCGTCACCGGGTCGGCGACCTGTGGCTCAGCGCCCGAATCATCGAGACCGAAGCCTATTACTGCGAAGAAAAAGGCAGCCACGCGTCCCTTGGCTACACAGAAAAGCGTAAGGCTTTGTTTCTGGATGGCGGACACATCTATATGTATTACGCCCGGGGCGGTGATTCGCTTAACTTCAGCGCCCAAGGACCGGGCAACGCGGTGCTGATCAAATCCGCCTATCCGTGGGTCGATGAATTGAGCGGGCCGGCGAGCCTGGCGCAAATGCTGCTGAACAATCCCGATGCCCAGGGCCGCCCTCGCCCCTCGCAAAAACTCTGCGCCGGCCAGACGCTGCTGTGCAAAGCGCTGGGTTTGAAGGTGCCGGTCTGGGACGCCAAGCGTTTTGATCATGAAGTGCTGCTGGTGCAAGACGTCGGTCCGGCGCCCGCCCACATTATCCAAACCACTCGCCTGGGGATTCCCCATGGGCGTGACGAACACTTGATGTATCGCTTTGTGGATGCGGCGTATGCGCCGTACTGCACGCGGAACCCGCTGCGCCGGGGACAGGTCGAAGGTCGCGATTATTTTTTGTTGTCCTGA